The sequence TCGGCCGGAAAACGAAGGCGACCGCTCGCTCACCGGCGCCGGGTGTCGCGCGGGCTCTCGCCGAACCGCTGCCGGTACGCGCTCGCGAACCGGCCGAGGTGGAAGAAGCCCCAGCGGTTCGCCACGTCGGCGATGCTCTCGCCGGGCGATCGGTCCTGAAGGCCGCGTCTCACCTCGCGGAGCCGCACCATCTTCAGGTAGCCCGTCGGGGTGAGTCCCGTCTCGCTCCGCATGATCAGCTGGACGGCCCGAGGGGTCATGCCGATGAGCTCGGCGAGGTCCGGTGTCGTGGTGGGCAGGTCGGGGTGGGCGTGCAGGTACTCCCGGATCCTGTCGCCCGCGCGAGACCGGGGGCCGAGGGCCGCATCGACTGCGCCGTCGACACCGTAGAAGTGGCGCAGGATCGCGGTCGCGGCCGTCTGCGCGAGCACCATCTCCGCGACCGGAGACAGCCGGTCGGCCGAGAAGACGCTCGAGCGGAGGGCCCGGACCGCCCGCGACCAGGAGGGCCCGTGTCCTTGGAGGAGCCGCCGGGGGCCCTGGTCCGACAGCACCTGGTCGAGGGCGCCGAACTCCGCCGCGATGCCGTTGAACAGCGGGCGGTCGAGGTGCAGGAGGTTCTGCGCGGTCTCGTGGTGCTCGAACGCGGTAGGCCCCAGGAAGGGCAGCAGGATCGGCTCGTTCTCGCTGATCCTGACCTCGCCCGACTCCCCGCGGACGACGCTCGACCCGCGGGAGTTCCACAGGACGACGAGGACGTCGGAGTCGTGCGTGACACCGCCGATGACGCCGCCGAACCACGACGTGCGGAGGGTGATCAGGGGTGTGCCGCGGCTGGTGTGCTCCCAGGAGAAGTCGACGTCGGTGCGTCGCACCCGGAGGCGGCTGATCGCGTACTCCTCGTGGAACCGCGTGACCGCCTCGTCGAGGTCGGTGCCTCCGACGCGGCGCAGCTCGACTGCGCCGGGTTCCGGGCCAGAGGGCTCCCTGCCCGGGAGCGCTGGGCCGCCGCTCACACCGCCCAGGCCAGGTCGTCGTAGTCGAGGTGGGCGAGATCGGTGTCGGGCGCGGCCGCGACGTCGATCACGGCGTGCGTCTCGAACAGCACCGAGGTCGACGGCTGGACGAGGACCTCGACCCGCACGTCGTCGTCGGTGACGAACGTCAGGAAGGCGGGCCCGGAGGCGATGAGGTCGACGATCCGCTGCTGGAGTGTCTCAGCGGTCTCGACGGGGGAGAGCCGGTAGGCGCGGTCGTTGATGATCAGGCGGCGGATGTCCATGGCGTTCCTCGGGTCGGTGGCTGCGAAGACGTCCTGTCCCGCCCTCCCCGACACGCCCCTGACGGAGGAGGAGGCAGGGCAGCCAAGACACGAAGATACGGCCCTCCGCGCGCGCCCCGTTGTGGGGGTTGACTCGTGGTCCCGGAGCACACTCCAGTGCTCGGGCCCCTACTGCTGCTCGTCGTAGCCGAACTGCTCGTAGCCGCCGCCGGAGGCCTCGCCGCCGCTCTCCTCGAGCGGGCCCGCCTGGTTCGGCGACGTCAGCGTCCGGAGCCTGCCCCGGATGTACTCGATCGTCTTCGCGTTGTCGGGCTCGGTCACCGTCCACGTCGTCGTCTCGCTCATGATCGGGGCCCCCGGCCCGATGAGGAAGTTGGCCTCGACCTCGTCGCCGTCCGAGCTGATCGCGTGCACGAACACCGTGTCGGCCTCGCCCTTCGACGTGAGCTCGGCGGCGTACTCGATGAGCAGGTCGGCTATCTCGTCGCCGATCAGCACGGACTTGTCGGAGTACGTGATGTGCTTCATGCGCGCGACAGTAGGCCCCGGCGCAGGATCCCGTCCGGCCGATCCCGGCACCCCGTGCGCTCTGCGGACACGGCGTCCCCGGCGGGGCGGTTCGGGCGGGACCTCTCCGTCGGAGTGCGTCCGACGGAGAGACCGCGCCCGGTGTCGCGACAGGCTCAGGAGCGGAGCCACTCCAGGATGTCGGCGTTGATGGTCGCCGCCTCGGTGGTCGGCATGCCGTGCGGGAAGCCCGGGTAGGCCTTGAGGGTGCCGTTCTGCACCAGCTCCGCGGACAGCGGCCCGGCGTCCGCGAACGGGACGACCTGGTCGTCCTCCCCGTGCATGACCAGCGTCGGCACGGTGATCTTCTTCAGGTCTTCCGTGAAGTCGGTCTGCGAGAACGCGACGATCCCGTCGTAGTGCGCCTTGGCGCCGCCCATCATGCCCTGGCGCCACCAGTTCTGGATCACGGCCTCGATCGGCTCGACGCCGTCGCGGTTGAAGCCGTAGAACGCCGTCGACGGGAGGTCTCGGTAGAAGGCGGAGCGGTTGGTGGCGACCTGCTCCTGCAGACCGTCGAACACGCTCTTGGGGAGGCCGCCCGGGTTGCTCTCGGTCTGGACCATGATCGGGGGCACCGCGCTGATCAGGATCGCGCGCGCGACGCGGTCCTCGCCGTACTGCCCGATGTAGTGGGCGACCTCACCGCCGCCGGTCGAGTGTCCGACGTGGATCGCGTCGTGCAGGTCGAGGTGCTCGGTGAGGGCGCGGAGGTCGGCGGCGTAGTGGTCCATGTCGTGGCCGTCGGAGGTCTGCGTCGAGCGGCCGTGGCCTCGGCGGTCGTGCGCGATGACGCGGTAGCCCTGCGCCAGGAAGAACATCATCTGGGTGTCCCAGTCGTCGGCCGACAGGGGCCAGCCGTGACTGAAGACGATGGGCTGGCCCGTGCCCCAGTCCTTGTAGAAGATCTCGGTGCCGTCAGAGGTCGTGATGGTGCCCATGAGCAGTCTCTTTTCTCGGAAGGGAGGAGGCGCGGACGCGCCGACGAGACGACACGGGGGTCACCCAGAATCCCCTCGCCTGACGCTCAGCCTGGCATCGCGCTGCCTGCCCTGTCGAGCACTTCACCGAGTGTTCGTCTGGCCGGCCTCCGGGCTGGCCCGCCGTCGGTCCTGCCTCCGCTCAGGCGGCCTTCTCGGCCAGCTCCTCGGTGGCGGCGACGATCTCGTCGACCTCGGTGCGGGTCGTGTAGTCGACGTGGACGTCGGCGAAGACCACGCGGCCGTCGCCGTCGACGACCAGGACGGTCGGGAACGGGATGTCGCCCGTGGCGTCGGCGTTGCTGTCGGCGACGTCGAAGCCGAGGGCGGTGTGGGCTCGGCGCGCGTCGGCCGTCGGCTCCGTCACGATGCCGAGCGATCGGCTGAGCGCGTTGCCCGGGTCGGACAGGACGGTGAATCCGAGCTCGCCGTTCGTGACGGCGAGCTCCGACGCCTCGGGGTTCTGCGGGCTGATCGCGACCAGGCCGAGGCCGCGCTCGCGCAGGATCGGGAGGAGGTCGCGCTGGTAGGTCTTGAGGGTCAGGTTGCAGTAGGGGCACCAGGCGCCGCGGTAGAAGACGACGACCGTGCCGGCGCCCCGGAGCGCGTCGGCCAGGACGACGGTCTCGCCGGCCGGGCTCTGGAGGGCGACAGAGGTGTCGAGCACGTCTCCGGCCGCGACGGCGTCGCCGGGGACGCCGGCCTCGCGGAGGGCGGTCTGCTCGGCGTCGAACACGGCGCTGAGCTCCGGCCCGATCTGGGCGGTGAAGCCGTCGTTGAACTCGGCGACCTGGGCGGCGATGCTCTCGGGTGCGGTGCTGTCGACTGTCATGGCGGTGTCCTCTCGGGGCTGCGCGGGGGCGCAGGATGCAGGCGGCCGGCGCCGCTGGTGAGCCGAGGGTAACCACGCGCCCCTCCCGCGCGCCCTCGACGGAGTCACACGGCGACACAGAGCGCCCGTGGATTACTTGACAGAAGTCAACCAATGGCGAATGATTGACCGGAGTCAACTATCCGGGTGCAGCGTGGCATCCCCGTCCCCAGGAGTCATCTGATGTCACACACCGCGACCGAAGTCGCCCCCGACCGCCTCGAGGGCGGGCCGGCGATGTCCCACCGCCAGGTGCTCGAGGCCCTCTCCGGCCTCCTGCTCGGCATGTTCGTGGCGATCCTCGCCTCGACCGTCGTCAGCACCTCGCTGCCGCGCATCATCGGCGACCTCGGCGGCGGCGAGAGCGCCTACACCTGGGTCGTCACCTCGACGCTCCTCGCCACCACCGTCTCGACGCCGGTGTGGGGCAAGCTCGCCGACCTCTTCAACCGCAAGCTGCTGATCCAGCTCTCGCTCGCCATCTTCGTGCTCGGCTCGGCGGCGGCCGGCTTCTCGCAGAACCCCGGCACGCTGATCACCTTCCGCGTCGTGCAGGGCCTCGGCGCGGGCGGCCTCACCGCCCTGAGCCAGATCATCCTGGCCGACATCATCAGCCCGCGCGAGCGCGGTCGCTACGGCGGCTACTTCGGCGCCGTCATGGCGGTCGGCACCGTCGGCGGCCCCCTGTTCGGCGGTCTCCTCACCGACACGCTCGGCTGGCGCTGGAACTTCTTCGTGGGCGTCCCGTTCGCCATCGCGGCGATCATCCTGCTCCAGGTCACGCTCAAGCTCCGCACCCTGCAGAGGCGGAAGGTGTCGATCGACTACCTCGGCATCGCCACTCTGGCCGGCGGCGTCTCGCTGCTGCTCATCTGGGTGACCCTGGCCGGCAAGAACTTCGACTGGATCTCGCCGACGTCGTTCGCGATGATCGTGGGCGCCGCGATCCTGCTGGTCGGCACGGTCTTCGTCGAGCTCCGCGCGACCGAGCCGATCATCCCGATGACCCTCTTCAAGAACCGCACGTTCACCCTCGCGGTGATCGGCTCGATCTCGGTCGGCGTCGCCATGTTCGGCGCGACCGTCTACCTGGCGCAGTACATGCAGCTCGCCCGCGGCGCCACGCCCACCCAGTCCGGCCTCCTGACCATCCCGATGATCGGCGGCCTCCTCATCGCGTCCACCGTCGGCGGTGCTCTCGTGACCCGCACCGGCCGCTGGAAGCCGATCATGATCACCGGCTCGATCGCCCTGGTCGTCGGCCTCGCCCTGATGGGGACCATCCAGTACGACACCCCCTACGTGATCGTGGCCGTCTACATGTTCGTGATGGGCTCCGGCGTCGGTCTGGTGATGCAGAACCTGGTGCTCGTCGTGCAGAACACCACCGAGCCGAAGAACATCGGTGCCGCATCCGCCGGCGTCGCGTTCTTCCGCTCGCTCGGCGGCGCGCTCGGCGTCTCGGTGCTCGGGACGGTCCTCGGCAACCGCGTCACCGACCTCCTCGGCGAGAAGCAGACCGCACTGACGCAGGCCATCGGCGCTCTCGGCGCGAAGGGAGCCGCAGTCGCGAAGGAGCTCTCCTCCGGCAGCATCCCCGCCGTCAGCAAGCTCCCCGACGGCGTCCGCCAGATCATCGAGTCGGCCTACGGGCAGGCGGTCGCGAACATCTTCCTGATCGCCGCACCGATCGCCCTCCTGCTGGTCGCCGCCCTGATCTTCATGCCGAACAAGGAGCTCACGACGAAGACCGTCGCCGAGCGCGACACCGACGAGGGCCCGGTCGCAGGATCCGCGGAGGACGTCGCCGGCATCGGCTCGGTGCGCACCGCGGCCTCCCAGCCGGAGACGAGGGATCGTGCTCCACACTCGTGAGATGACGAGCGAGGGCGCGCGGCCGGCGGAGCGCGACGAGACCACGACCGAGGCCAGGCTCGACGCGCTCGAGCGGCAGTTCGGCGTGATGTTCGAGGCCTTCCGGCAGCGGCAGCGCGAACAGGCGCTGATGATCGACCCCGCGCTGCAGCCCACGGGCCTCCGGACCGTCGCCGCTCTCGTCTACGGCGGTCCGACCGGCGCCGGCCCCCTGGCCGACCTCCTCGGCTACGACAAGAGCGTCCTCAGCCGGCAGCTCCACCAGCTGGAGGAGCTCGGGCTGGTGACCCGCGAGCAGGATCCGTCCGACCGTCGCGCCGTCATCATCAGCGCGACGCCCGAGGCCGTGGCCCGCATCCTGGCCATCCGGGGCCACGACCGCGACGCGTTCCGAGCCCGCCTGTCGACCTGGCCCCGAGCCGATCTCGACGACCTCACGCGGCTGCTCACGGCGCTCTACAGCCGCTGACCGCCCTCCACTCGGACTGGGGTGACGACGGCGATTGTCGGCGCCGACCCGGAGACGATACGTTGAAGTCGGGGGAGGGTCTCGGCACGCGAGTGCCGTGACCGGCTCCACCACCGCGGTCTCCGGGGGACGACCGCGGTCCCACCCCTCCGGCATCCGCTGGATGACCGAGAGACGACCGTGTCCCAGCGACAAGCCGCAGCAGAGCCCGCACCGCGGCGGATCGTCTCGCTCGACCTCGACTCCGAGGCGCCCGACCTCACGGCAGCGTCCGGCGGGTCCGAGACCGTGATGCTCGTCGGCTGCCGGGGCGGCGTCCCGGTGGGCGCCGTCGACCTGGAGCTGACCTCCGATCCTGCGGAGGGCCGCCGCGGTCTCGACCGCCTGCGCGGGCTGCCGGTGGCCGAGCCGCTGCCTGTCGTGCCGGACGGCCGTCTCCCGTCGATCACGGTCGTCGTCCCGACGATCGTCGGCCGCGACGACGAGCTGCGTCTCCTCTGCGCGGGCCTCCTCGCCGTCGACTACCCCGACGCAGAGTTCCTCCTGGTCGACAACCGGGTCGCCGTGCCGAGCGGCGACATCCTGCCGTCCATCGCGGCCGACCATCCGGGCATCCGGATCGTGACGGAGCGCGTGCCGGGCATCTCGGCGGCGCGGAACGCCGGCATCGCAGCCGCCCGCGGCGAGGTCGTCGTGTTCACGGACGACGACGTGCAGGTCGATCCGGGCTGGCTCCGGGCCATCGGCACCCGCTTCGCGTCCGACCCGGCGATCGACGTGGTGACGGGGCTGATCCTGCCCGCGGAGCTCGACACCCCGGCCCAGATCTGGTTCGAGCAGTACTACGGCGGCTTCGCGGGGGAGCGCTCCTTCAGCCCGAAGCTCATCGAGGCGGTGCCGGGCCTCCCGCGTCCGCTCCGGGCCGCCCGACTCGTCGCCCGCGACGACGCCGGCGCCGAGATCACGCGGTTCGCCCTCTACGGCGTCGGCGCCTTCGGAGCCGGCGCCAACATGGGCTTCCGCCGCACCGCGCTCGACCGCGAGGGCGGGTTCGACCCGGCCCTCGGCACCGGCACCCCGACGCGAGGGGGCGAAGACCTCGCCATGCTCATCTCGATCATCTGGACGGGCGGCAGGCTCGCGTTCGAGCCGCGGGCCGTCGTGCACCACCGGCACCGTCGCACGCTGCCCGAGCTCGAGAGGCAGCTCTTCGGCTACGGGCTCGGCTTCACCGCGTGCATGACCTCGCTGGTCCTCGCCGACCCGCGGCACCTCCTCGCGGTCGCCTGGCAGCTGCCCCCGGCGATCCGGAGCCTGACCACCGACAAGGTGCTGCGCCTCGTCACCCGCCCGAGGCGCGGCCCCGGGTCGCTCTCGGCCGACGCGCTCGGCGCCGCGGACGCGGTCGACCCCGAGGCGACCCGGTCACCGCGCCTCGAGGCCGACTCGTATCCGCTGTCGCTGGCGCGGCACGAGCTCCGCGGCTACCCGCGCGGCCCGCTGGCCTACCTCAGGAGCCGGAGACGCCACCGCCGGCTGTCGCGCTGAGGCCGAACTCGCGCAGGGTCTCGTCGACGACCCAGTCGACGGCGTCGGTCCGGATGCCCGGTCCGAACAGCGAGTGGTCGCCGGAGTCGCGGTTCACGATGGTGAGGTGCCCGGACGCCGTCGCGAGTCGCCGGGACGCCTTCGGGCCGCCGTGCGCCTCGAAGATCTCCCGGTCGCCGGGCGACAGGTAGAGCAGGACGTCGGTCCCGGCCGACAGAGCGGGCCGCAGGACGGGCTCGGCGAGCCGGATCCAGCCGCGCGAGGCCGCCGCGACCAGGGCCGGGTACGGCGCGCGCACCTTGGCGACGGCGACGGCGCGGTTCACGAGGTGGCGCGCCGCCCGCCGCGCCCGGTCGGAGACCGACACGACGGGGACGTCGTCGAGGCCGTGATGCTCGGCGAAGAAGCCGGGCTGCACCGGGTTCCGCCGGTAGTCGTTGGGCGCCAGGACGCTGATGAAGCGGGTCGTCCCCGGACGCCCCTGGAGCCCGACCCAGCCGCCCACGCACATGCCGACGATCCCGACCCGGTCGCTCGGGAGCCCGAGGTGGTCGACGGCCGCGTCGCCGTCCTCGATCCACTCCCGCGAGAAGAGCAGGTTCGCCTCGTCGGGCGAGACGTCGCCGGTCTCGCCGGTGCCGCGGCGGTCGACGCGCAGGACGCGCACGCCGTGGGCCGCGAGGCGCCGCGCGAGGAGCACCTGGTAGCGGGTCGCTCCGATGCGGTGCTCGGAGGAGCCGCTGTGCAGGATCACGGCCGGGGCGTCGGGGGCGGCGTCGAGCGGCCGGGTCTCGATGCCGAAGAGGCGGTCCGGGCCGACGCGGACGAGCGTCTCGGTGATGGCGACGCCGCCCTCGCTGTCGTCGTCGCCGCTGAAGGTGACGGCGGTCTCGGGGCGGAACGCCGGCGGGGTCGCGGCGCCGGGGTCGGACCCGCCCGCCGGGGCGTAGGCGGCGGTGAGCCAGGCGGCCACGCGCCGCACGCTCTCCGCCGGGATCGTGGCCGTCACGCTGGAGGCGTCGAGCGACTCCTCGTGCCCGGGCACCTCGATCACAGCGAGCCGGCCCTCGACCCCGCGGAGGGCCTTCGGAACGGCTCCGGCTGCGCCCTCGCGGCGGGCGACGAGCACGTGCATGCGGTCTGCCAGCGCAGGATCGAAGTCGAGGGCGGCGATGTGCTCGGCCGCCGTCTCCGGGAGCTCGACCCCGATGAGCACCACGGTGCCGTCCTCGGCCGCCACTGCGTCGTCGCCGAGGGCGAGCGTGTAGAACGACTTCTGCCGGCGGAGCCACTGGCGGCCGGACGGCACCGGGTCCCAGAGGACGAGACCCGCGGCCGACTCGTCTGCCGCCGCGGCGGCGGACGCCGCCAGGGCGCCGCTGCCGAGGCCGAGGTAGACGATCCGCGTGCATCCTGCGTCGCGGAGTGCTGCCGCCGCGAGAGCCGCACCGGCCTCGAGCGTGTCGTCGGGCATCGCGACGGCGGAGTCGCCGTGGCCCGGGTAGTCGAAGCGCAGGGCGCCGAGGCCGCCGCGGGCCAGCTCGTCGGCGAGGTGCCGCAGGGTGCGGTAGCCGACGATGTGGTCCTGCCCGAGCGGCGGGCAGACGACGACGCCGACGGAGGCGCCGCCCTCGGGCAGGTGGAGTGCCGCGAGCACGGCGCCGCCGGCGAGCCAGGTGTGGGTGACGTTCTGCATCAGACCCCCAGTCTGCCGGTGTCCGGGCGCATCCGCCGCCTCCCGACGACCCCGAGAGGGAGTGCTGCCGCGCTCAGCCCTGGCCGGAGAACTCCCACCCGGTGATGTCGGGGTGGTCCTCGCCCTGCGTGTACGCGTACTCCCGCGCCTCCCGGCGCCTGGCCTGCAGCGACGCCCGGGCGTCGGGATAGCGCTCCGACAGCCCCGGGACGTACTCCAGCACGTCGAGCACCAGCTTGTAGCGGTCGATGTCGTTCAGCATCGCCATGTCGAAGGGCGTCGTGGTGGTCCCCTTCTCCTGGAAGCCGCGCACGTGGATGTTGTCGTGGTTGTGCCGGCGGTAGGTGAGCTGGTGCACGAGCGACGGGTAGCCGTGGAAGTCGAAGACCACCGGGCGGTCGCGGGTGAAGAGCTCGTCGAAGCGGTCGTCGGTGAAGCCGTGCGGGTGCTCGCGCTGATCCTGCAGCTTCATCAGGTCGACGACGTTCACCACGCGGACCTTCACCGACGGCAGCTCGTGCCGGATGAGGTCGGCCGCGGCCACCGTCTCGAGCGTCGGGACGTCGCCGGCGCAGGCGAGGACGACGTCGGGCAGGTCGGCAGGATCGCGGCCCTCCTCGCCCGGGGTCCCGGCCCACTCCCACACCCCGGCCCCCTGCCGGACGTGCTCCTCGGCCTCCTCCATCGACAGCCAGGCCTGCTGCTCCTGCTTGCCGGCGATGACGACCTGGACCGTGTCGACGTCGCGGAGGGCCTGGTCCATGACCGCGAGCAGCGTGTTCGCGTCGGGGGCGAGCGAGATCCTGACCAATTTCGCCTGCTTGTTGACGACCACGTCGAGGAACCCGGGGTCCTGGTGCGAGAAGCCGTTGTGGTCCTGGCGCCAGACGTGCGACGAGAGCAGGTAGACGAACGACGAGATCGGGCGGCGCCACTCGATGTCGCTCGTCGCCTCCAGCCACTTCGCGTGCTGGTTGAACATCGAGTCGACGATGTGGACGAAGGCCTCGTAGGTGTTGAGCAGGCCGTGCCGACCGGTCAGCAGGTAGCCCTCGAGCAGGCCCTGCAGCAGGTGCTCGCTCAGCACCTCGGTGACGCGGCCGGTGTGCGCGAGATCCTGGTCGTTCGGCAGGATCTCGGCCGCCCAGACGCGCTTCGTGACCTCGAAGACCGCGTCGAGGCGGTTCGAGACGGTCTCGTCGGGTCCGAACAGCCGGAACGTCGACGGGTTGTCGCGGACGATGTCGGCCAGCCACCGGCCGAAGCCGCGGGTCGCGGAGGCGCTGACCGTGCGCGATCCTGCCGTGTCGACGGCGTGGTCGCGGAAGTCCGAGAGCCGGAGGTCGGAGCGGATGCGGCCGCCGTTGGCGAACGGGGTGGCGCTCATCCTCGCGTCGCCGTGCGGCTTGAGCTCCGCCAGCTCGGCGGTCGGCTCGCCGCCCTCGCCGAACAGGGCGATCGGGTCGTACGAGCGCATCCACTCCTCGAGCTGCTCGAGGTGCTCGGGGTTCTCGCGGACGGCCGACAGCGGAACCTGGTGCGACCGCCAGCTGTTCTCGACGGCGTGGCCGTCGACGGTCTTCGGCCCGGTCCAGCCCTTCGGGGTCCGCAGGATGATCATCGGCCAGGCCGGCCGAGAGGTGTCCGCGTCCGAGCGGGCGGCCTCCTGCGCGGCGTCGATCCTCTGGAGCGAGGCGTCGAGCGCCTCGGCCATCCGGGCGTGGACCAGCATCGGGTCCTCGCCGTCGAAGCCGCCCGCGACGACGACCGGGTCGTAGCCGTAGCCCCGGAACAGGTCGAGGAGCTCGTCCTCGCCGATCCGCGCCAGGATCGTCGGGTTCGCGATCTTGTACCCGTTCAGATGCAGGATCGGCAGGACCGCCCCGTCGTGCGCCGCGTCGATCAGCTTGTTCGCGTGCCAGCTCGTCGCGAGCGGCCCCGTCTCGGCCTCGCCGTCGCCGACGACGCACACCGCGACCAGGTCGGGGTTGTCGAGGACGGCGCCGTAGGCGTGCGAGAGCGAGTAGCCGAGCTCGCCGCCCTCGTTGATCGAGCCGGGGACGTTCGGGGCGTCGTGCGAGGGGATGCCGCCGGGGAACGAGAACTGGCGGAACAGCCTCTGCATCCCCGCCTTGTCGCGCGACACCTCGGGGTAGAGCTCCGAGTAGGTGCCGTCGAGCCAGGCGTTCGCCACCATCGCGGGGCCGCCGTGCCCCGGGCCGCAGACGTAGAGGAGCTTCCGGTCGTCGCGGACGATCACGCGGTTGAGGTGCGCGTAGACGAAGTTGAGCCCGGGGGAGGTGCCCCAGTGGCCGAGGAGCCTCGGCTTGATGTGCTCCGGTGCGAGGGGTTCCTCGAGGAGCGGGTTGTCGAGCAGGTAGATCTGCCCCACCGTGAGGTAGTTGGCCGCCCGCCACCAGGTGTCGACCAGGCGCAGCTCGGTCGTGTCGGTCATCGTCCGCCCTCCGTGTCGTGGGTGTCGTCTCGGCCGTGGCCGTCCGTCTGCCGGGCATTGGCCTCGTGCTCGTCACGGCCCAGGTGCAGGGCGCCCTTCACACGGTCGAGGCCCTCCGATGCCATCGCCACGGCGGAGTCCTTGATCACCCCGAGCTCCTGCGGGTCGCCCTTCAGCAGCGCCTTGGCCGTGTTCACCGCGTACTCGCGCGAGATGTGCGGCGGCAGCGGCGGCACGTTCCGGCTGACGTAGGCGTCGATGACGGTGACGCCGTCGTGCGCGAACGCCTCGTCGAGGGCGCCGGCCGCCTCGTCGTCCTGCCGGACCCGGATGCCCTTGAACCCGAGGAGCTCCGCGTAGGCGGCGTAGTCCATCGTCTCGACGTCCTGCGACCCCCGCCAGAGCGGGTTGCCGTCCTCGGTGCGCATCTCCCACGAGACCTGACCGAGGTCGTCGTTGTGCATGATGACGACGATGAACTGCTTCGTCGCCCAGGTGCAGAGGTACTTCTTGATCGTGATCAGCTCGTTCATGCCGAGCATCTGGAAGGCGCCGTCGCCGATGGTGCAGACGACCGTGCGGTCGGAGAAGGCGAACTTCGCCGCCGTCGCGTAGGGCATCGCGGCGAGCATCGTCGCGAGACGTCCCGACATGTCGCCGAGCATCCCGCGCCGGAGCCGGATGTGGTGGCCGTACCAGTCGGCCGTGGTGCCCGCGTCGCAGGTCACGATCGCCTTCTCGGGGAGCCGCTCGTTCAGCTCGTGGAAGACGCGGCGCGGGTTCACGCCGTCGGAGTAGGTCAGCATCGCCTGGTCGCGCATCTCGCGGTCCCACTCGACCATGCCCCGGCTGACGCCCTCCTGCCAGGAGAGGTCGGTCTTCTGCTCGAGCAGCGGGATCACGCCCTGCAGCACGGCTTTGACGTCGCCCCAGATGTTGAGCTCGGTCGGGTACCGGATGCCCAGCTGCTCGGCCTTCAGGTCGACCTGCACGGCGCGCGCCTGTCCTGTCGCCGGCAGGAACTGCCCGTACGGGTAGTTCGACCCCAGGATCACGAGGGTGTCGCAGCCCTTCATCTGATCGAGGCTGGGCTTCGAGCCGAGGAGGCCGAGCTGCTGGC is a genomic window of Frondihabitans peucedani containing:
- a CDS encoding thiamine pyrophosphate-requiring protein; this translates as MATNVSEFVIRRIREWGVTRVFGYPGDGIGELDGMLGSAERKGEGLEYIRPTHEEISALMATAHAKFTGETGVCIATSSPGAFHMLNGLYDAQMDNQPVVAIVGQQGLAALGTFVQQESNLERVFADVACYVQTVTSPDQAQVVIDTAFRTARLRLQPAVVILPHDVQAMDWKPPASENWVSRSSGAAPSTAVAPPASELQKMAEIINAGERVSFLVGHGATGATDEVLEAARLAGAGIITALRGKQVVPSEVTFHSQQLGLLGSKPSLDQMKGCDTLVILGSNYPYGQFLPATGQARAVQVDLKAEQLGIRYPTELNIWGDVKAVLQGVIPLLEQKTDLSWQEGVSRGMVEWDREMRDQAMLTYSDGVNPRRVFHELNERLPEKAIVTCDAGTTADWYGHHIRLRRGMLGDMSGRLATMLAAMPYATAAKFAFSDRTVVCTIGDGAFQMLGMNELITIKKYLCTWATKQFIVVIMHNDDLGQVSWEMRTEDGNPLWRGSQDVETMDYAAYAELLGFKGIRVRQDDEAAGALDEAFAHDGVTVIDAYVSRNVPPLPPHISREYAVNTAKALLKGDPQELGVIKDSAVAMASEGLDRVKGALHLGRDEHEANARQTDGHGRDDTHDTEGGR
- a CDS encoding phosphoketolase family protein; its protein translation is MTDTTELRLVDTWWRAANYLTVGQIYLLDNPLLEEPLAPEHIKPRLLGHWGTSPGLNFVYAHLNRVIVRDDRKLLYVCGPGHGGPAMVANAWLDGTYSELYPEVSRDKAGMQRLFRQFSFPGGIPSHDAPNVPGSINEGGELGYSLSHAYGAVLDNPDLVAVCVVGDGEAETGPLATSWHANKLIDAAHDGAVLPILHLNGYKIANPTILARIGEDELLDLFRGYGYDPVVVAGGFDGEDPMLVHARMAEALDASLQRIDAAQEAARSDADTSRPAWPMIILRTPKGWTGPKTVDGHAVENSWRSHQVPLSAVRENPEHLEQLEEWMRSYDPIALFGEGGEPTAELAELKPHGDARMSATPFANGGRIRSDLRLSDFRDHAVDTAGSRTVSASATRGFGRWLADIVRDNPSTFRLFGPDETVSNRLDAVFEVTKRVWAAEILPNDQDLAHTGRVTEVLSEHLLQGLLEGYLLTGRHGLLNTYEAFVHIVDSMFNQHAKWLEATSDIEWRRPISSFVYLLSSHVWRQDHNGFSHQDPGFLDVVVNKQAKLVRISLAPDANTLLAVMDQALRDVDTVQVVIAGKQEQQAWLSMEEAEEHVRQGAGVWEWAGTPGEEGRDPADLPDVVLACAGDVPTLETVAAADLIRHELPSVKVRVVNVVDLMKLQDQREHPHGFTDDRFDELFTRDRPVVFDFHGYPSLVHQLTYRRHNHDNIHVRGFQEKGTTTTPFDMAMLNDIDRYKLVLDVLEYVPGLSERYPDARASLQARRREAREYAYTQGEDHPDITGWEFSGQG